In Belonocnema kinseyi isolate 2016_QV_RU_SX_M_011 chromosome 4, B_treatae_v1, whole genome shotgun sequence, a single window of DNA contains:
- the LOC117171415 gene encoding DNA polymerase interacting tetratricopeptide repeat-containing, protein of 47 kDa translates to MAEDTSKKQEKKSWSEAERLELAEKLDAELDDYINNLEKKSYTEGWPEDKWQEEMEKHPFFMKNAPNPGDELSPLMEGLQQLKYSAEENSPEELANNYKEDGNFNYKYKKYRLAIISYTEGIRTKCKDTDLLAQLYNNRAAANFMLENYRSCLSDCKEALKLKPKYPKALSRAANCYFKIKDYTRCIEICDQILEEAPTDKSVIKLKSEAITEKKRHERDLRKQDVKEKKYEKQEEKVLRVILSRKIKLDSMSGKGIAELKDLEPQVPQIAQNVVHLDGNEKLIWPVMILYPEVFQTDFIQNFHEDSTFEEQLEELFKDPPPWDMGRKYSTKSVNVYFEGHNKMSVNKIDIRKTLCQILQDDRFIIRGGTPSFLVLPANSEAEKRLLANY, encoded by the exons ATGGCCGAAGATACAAgcaaaaagcaagaaaaaaagtCTTGGTCAGAAGCTGAGCGCTTGGAACTTGCAGAAAAATTAGATGCAGAATTAGatgattatataaacaatttagaaaagaagTCATACACAGAAGGATGGCCTGAAGATAAATGGCAAGAAGAAATggaaaaacatccattttttatgaaaaatgctcCGAACCCTGGAGACGAACTTTCGCCTCTCATGGAAGGATTGCAACAACTCAAATACAGTGCAGAGGAAAATTCCCCGGAAG AATTAGCGAATAATTACAAAGAAgatggaaattttaattacaagtataaaaaatatcgtCTCGCGATTATCAGTTATACTGAAGGCATTAGGACAAAATGTAAAGACACAGATTTGTTGGCTCAGCTTTATAACAATAGAGCAGCTGCGAATTTTATGTTAGAGAATTACCG ATCATGTCTGAGTGACTGTAAAGAAGCCttgaaattgaaaccaaaatatCCGAAGGCTTTAAGCAGAGCtgcaaattgttattttaaaataaaggattACACTCGGTGCATTGAAATTTGTGATCAAATTCTCGAGGAGGCACCGACTGATAAATCTGTCATTAAGCTCAAATCCGAGGCAATAACTGAAAAG AAACGTCATGAAAGGGATTTGAGAAAGCAAGACGTTAAAGAAAAGAAATATGAAAAGCAAGAAGAAAAAGTTCTTCGGGTTATTCTCAGTAGAAAAATCAAACTGGATTCAATGAGCGGTAAAGGCATTGCAGAATTGAAGGATTTGGAACCACAAGTACCACAAATAGCTCAAAATGTTGTCCACTTGGATGGAAATGAGAAATTAATTTGGCCAGTCATGATTCTCTACCCGGAAGTCTTTCAGAccgattttattcaaaactttcatGAAGACTCGAC GTTCGAAGAGCAACTCGAAGAACTTTTTAAAGATCCTCCTCCATGGGATATGGGCAGAAAATACAGTACGAAAAGTGTCAATGTGTATTTTGAAGGACATAACAAAATGAGTGTCAATAAAATAGATATCCGGAAAACGCTTTGTCAGATTTTACAAGACGACAG gttTATCATTCGCGGAGGCACGCCATCGTTTTTAGTCTTGCCAGCAAACAGCGAAGCTGAAAAACGACTTTTagctaattattaa